The following DNA comes from Candidatus Flexicrinis proximus.
CAGTACCGGAACCGGTTCTGGCAAGACGGAGGCCTTTCTCGCACCGGTCCTGCACAGCGCGATCGAAGATGCTATCACCAACAAAACCGAGCCGGGATGGTCGCCGTCCTGCTTTATCCGATGAACGCACTCGCAAACGACCAGCTGGAGCGCATTCGGTGGTATTTGCGCGAGTCGGGTTGGGACGGCACGATCCGCGTCGAGCAGTATAACCGTGGGACTTCACAAGAAGACCGCGAGAAGATGCGGCAGAATCCGCCGCATATTTTGCTGACCAATTATCAGATGCTTGAATACCTGCTGGTGCGGCCGGCAGACCGCGAAGCGCTGTTCAAGAATCACCGGCTGCGCTTTGTGGTACTGGATGAAGTCCATACGTACGGCGGAACGCTCGGTACCGCGCACGTCGCGCTGCTCGTTCGCCGTCTAAAGGCTCATATCAAACGGGCAAATGCAGAACAACACCCCGTATTCGTGGGTGCGTCTGCCACCATCGCCGAAGTTGGCACTGACGGCTCCAAACGCGACGAGGCGATTCAAAATTTCTTCGGAAGGCTCGTCGGCGAGACGCCGGCAGACATTCGCGTCGTCAGCGAGGCCAAGGTTAAGGTGGAAGTCCCGTCAGACGCACAATACGCGTCGCAGATCCGCCTTGATCGTGACTTTGATCTAGATGATCCGGAAGACCTGCGTCAGGTGATCGTTGAGCTTACTGGCTTGCCTTCCAGCACCGCGTTGGATGAAGCGATCCGTAGATGCCGCCTGCTATGGGATCTGAATCGTTGGCTGGCGGCGGGTGCGCAGCCGGTGTCTACGCTGGTCGAATACGTCAAGCAGGAGGTTCCTGAACGTGTCGCGTGGCCTGAAGAACATATTCAGGCAGAGATTGAGCTGGGGCTGCGGATCGGTGCAGCGGTCGCGGCGCTCAATAGGCTGGGACCGACAACGCACTTCGACTACGGGCTCACCCGCTTCGTACGCGGCGGCTGCGGCGATTCTTCCGTTGCCTGAACCCGGAGTGGCACGCTCCACCCCGCGCGGTGAAAGCCAGTGCACAAAGTGCGGTTCTCCGACCGCGCCGCTGTACTCTGCCGCATTTGCGGTGCGGATTACCTCGGTTGCAGGGGCCGCCAGACGGGCGCAGGCAAGATGCAGCCCTACCCCGAAGTCTTTAATGCTCAGGACACTGACCATCAGCCAACGAATGGCTCCTCTACCATCAGGCGGATTGGAGCATGGTCGAATTCGACGAAGAAGAACTCGAAGATGACCTAGAGGATGAGAAACCCGGTAAAGCGACACGCGCTGTTAGCTACGAGCCAATTCGTGGCCAATGGGACGTCAGTGAGATGAACTTCATCCCGACCGAGGCGGGCAAATCCTACATCTTCCCAACGCGGAAGCGCTGCCCCCACTGCGGCAGTCGCGGTGCACCACGCTTGTGATTACGTCGGTCAGCCTCGGCACGTCGGCGGCACCCGCCAAGTACTCACTGAGGGCATCGTCGAAGCATTGCCCGGCGATGACAAGAAACGTTTACTGATCTTCGCAGACTCGCGTCAGGACGCATCACATCAGGCGCGTTACATAAACTTCGCTGCTCGTTATGACCGGATGCGTTCGCGCGTTGTCCGCGTTCTGCGGGACGAGAAACAGCCAATAGCATTCAATGCCTTGGTCGAGAAACTGGGAGCATTGGCTGCCGATGCGGGCGACAATCCGCATCTCAGGAAGCTGGCGAACGGCAAGTATGTAATTCCCAGAGGCGCCGAAGAACGGGAAGTCTATCTTGCTTGGGAAGAAGCGCCCTACTGGACAATCTTGCGCTGAATACTCGTTATCGCGCAGCGCTTGAGAACCTGGGACTCGTTGCAGTCCATTACACAGGTCTAGAAGAATTTGTCAGTAATCAAGCCGTGACTCTGGCAGCGGGACTGGGTGTCGCTCCACAACACATGGGTTATCTAGTACATCAGGTACTAGATGCTATCCGCAAACGTGGTGCACTAAGCCGGACACTGCTGCAATACCATCCCGACCACATTACCAAGCAGCAGGTTTTACGCGGCGCTGACTGGGAGCGTGGGGTGGGCCAGCCCATCGGTCTTCCTGCATCGTCCGATGGCGGTATTGCGCTTCGCACTGAGGCGGATATGCCGCCCGGTGTTCGCCTGCAAACGATTTGGTCAGCGAAGGGACAATCTACCAATATTCAGAAGATGGCCGAGCATCTGGCGGACCGCCTGGCGGGACATTCATCGACGCAGGATGGATTGCTGGCACTCATGCAGGCGCTTGTCGATGAGCAATTCCTGAAATCGGCCGATCTCTACGGTTATCGCGGAAGACCAATTCGCCTTTACCAATTGAATGATGGAGTTGTCGAACTCTCGTTGACTTCAGATGCAACGCGCTACCAGTGCAATGTCTGTGGCCGCATTAGCCACACACCGGGTGGATGAATCTAAGTGGAGCAATTCCCTGCCTAACTGCAAATCAGGAGACTTGAGGCACTGGCCGCAATCGGACATGCTTCGCTCTCGCTACGCTGAACGGGCGTTCAGCGACTCCAGCATTCCGCTTAAGGCAGCGGAACACACCGCACAGGTTACCGGCGCTCGTCGTAGCGAAATTGAGACCGAATTCAAGTCGCCGGATGAGGCGCTCAACGTTTGGCGTGTTCTCCAACATTAGAACTGGGTATTCATGTCGGAGGTCTCGAGGCCGTCGCGCTTCGAAACATTCCGCCCCGCCCCGATAATTATGCCCAACGCGGCGGTCGTGCCGGGCGAGATGAGCGTGTGGGGTTAGTTATAGGCTACACCCGCAACACTCCCCATGATCAGTATTTCTTTCAACACCCTGAAGAAATGA
Coding sequences within:
- a CDS encoding DEAD/DEAH box helicase, coding for MVAVLLYPMNALANDQLERIRWYLRESGWDGTIRVEQYNRGTSQEDREKMRQNPPHILLTNYQMLEYLLVRPADREALFKNHRLRFVVLDEVHTYGGTLGTAHVALLVRRLKAHIKRANAEQHPVFVGASATIAEVGTDGSKRDEAIQNFFGRLVGETPADIRVVSEAKVKVEVPSDAQYASQIRLDRDFDLDDPEDLRQVIVELTGLPSSTALDEAIRRCRLLWDLNRWLAAGAQPVSTLVEYVKQEVPERVAWPEEHIQAEIELGLRIGAAVAALNRLGPTTHFDYGLTRFVRGGCGDSSVA